The following proteins come from a genomic window of Alkalibacter saccharofermentans DSM 14828:
- the katG gene encoding catalase/peroxidase HPI: MSEQSKCPVTGKTSNPTAGGGGTSNKDWWPNQLNLKMLRQNSNLSDPMDPEFNYGEEFKKLDLKAVKEDLYKLMTDSQDWWPADYGHYGPLFIRMAWHSAGTYRMGDGRGGAGDGTQRFAPLNSWPDNVNLDKARRLLWPIKKKYGNKLSWADLMILAGNCALESMGFKTFGFAGGREDVWEPQEDVYWGSESEWLDDKRYSGERDLENPLAAVQMGLIYVNPEGPNGEPSAVASGKDVRETFARMAMNDEETVALVAGGHTFGKCHGAGPATHVGPEPEAAPIEEQGLGWKSTYKSGKGGDTIGSGIEGAWKPKPTRWDMGYLETLFRYDWDLVKSPAGAYQWIPTDPAAATTVEDAHDPNKKHAPMMTTADLSLRMDPIYAPIARRYKDNPEEFADAFARAWFKLTHRDMGPKSRYLGPEVPEEDLIWQDPVPEADYELINNNDIAELKEKILETGLTISQLVSTAWASASTFRGSDKRGGANGARIRLAPQKDWEVNQPDQLSLVLEKLEKVKEDFNGKQSGNKKVSLADLIVLGGCAGVEQAAKEAGNEVNVDFKPGRTDAALEQTDVEAFKVLEPKADGFRNYVKKKYSVSAEEMLIDRAQLLTLTVPEMAVLLGGMRVLNTNFGGSPHGVFTDKPGSLTNDFFVNLLDMNTEWKPVSEGSEVYEGLDRNTGKRKWTGTRVDLVFGSNSELRAISEVYGSDESKGKFVSDFVSAWKKVMNADRFDLSK, encoded by the coding sequence GTGAGTGAACAAAGCAAATGCCCTGTAACGGGTAAAACTTCAAATCCGACTGCAGGAGGAGGTGGCACGTCAAATAAAGACTGGTGGCCTAATCAGTTAAATCTTAAGATGCTGCGTCAAAACTCCAATCTAAGCGATCCTATGGACCCTGAATTTAATTATGGGGAAGAATTTAAAAAGCTGGATTTAAAAGCTGTTAAAGAGGACCTTTACAAGTTGATGACTGATTCACAGGATTGGTGGCCTGCAGACTACGGTCATTATGGACCGTTGTTCATACGTATGGCTTGGCACAGTGCTGGAACATATAGAATGGGTGATGGACGTGGGGGAGCAGGAGACGGAACGCAAAGGTTTGCTCCTCTTAACAGTTGGCCGGACAATGTCAATCTCGACAAAGCCCGCAGGCTTTTGTGGCCTATCAAGAAAAAGTACGGCAATAAACTATCATGGGCGGACTTGATGATTCTCGCAGGCAACTGCGCGCTGGAGTCAATGGGCTTTAAGACATTTGGATTTGCAGGCGGGCGTGAGGATGTATGGGAGCCTCAGGAAGATGTTTATTGGGGTTCTGAATCCGAATGGCTGGATGACAAGCGTTACTCAGGAGAGAGAGATTTAGAAAACCCCCTTGCCGCCGTTCAGATGGGCTTGATTTATGTAAATCCTGAAGGGCCAAACGGGGAACCAAGTGCAGTAGCATCCGGTAAAGATGTTAGAGAAACCTTTGCCAGAATGGCAATGAACGACGAAGAGACTGTCGCCCTAGTTGCCGGCGGACATACTTTTGGAAAATGCCATGGGGCTGGACCTGCTACACATGTAGGACCTGAACCGGAGGCTGCTCCAATCGAAGAACAGGGTCTTGGTTGGAAAAGCACCTATAAGAGCGGAAAAGGTGGAGATACTATAGGCAGTGGCATCGAAGGAGCTTGGAAGCCAAAGCCGACAAGGTGGGACATGGGGTATCTTGAAACCTTGTTCAGATATGATTGGGATTTAGTAAAAAGTCCAGCTGGCGCGTACCAATGGATACCTACAGATCCGGCTGCCGCGACTACCGTGGAGGACGCACACGATCCAAATAAGAAGCACGCTCCCATGATGACTACAGCTGACCTTTCCTTAAGGATGGATCCTATTTATGCACCTATAGCAAGGAGGTATAAGGATAATCCGGAAGAATTTGCAGATGCATTTGCAAGGGCTTGGTTCAAACTGACACACCGTGACATGGGTCCAAAATCCAGATACTTGGGTCCGGAAGTGCCTGAAGAAGATTTGATTTGGCAAGATCCCGTTCCGGAAGCGGATTATGAGCTGATAAATAATAATGATATAGCCGAGTTGAAAGAAAAAATACTTGAAACAGGATTGACGATATCACAATTAGTGTCTACAGCCTGGGCTTCAGCTTCCACTTTCCGTGGTTCAGATAAGCGAGGAGGGGCCAATGGTGCCCGAATAAGACTTGCCCCCCAAAAGGATTGGGAAGTAAACCAACCTGATCAGTTAAGCCTCGTTCTTGAGAAGCTGGAAAAAGTAAAAGAAGATTTTAACGGCAAACAGTCAGGAAATAAAAAAGTGTCTCTTGCTGATCTTATAGTACTTGGCGGATGCGCAGGCGTGGAACAGGCAGCCAAGGAAGCTGGCAATGAAGTAAATGTTGATTTCAAGCCTGGACGCACAGATGCAGCTTTGGAACAGACAGATGTTGAAGCCTTTAAGGTCCTCGAGCCAAAAGCAGATGGATTCAGAAACTACGTGAAAAAGAAGTATTCTGTATCGGCTGAAGAAATGCTGATTGATCGTGCCCAGCTATTGACTTTGACTGTTCCGGAAATGGCTGTTCTTTTAGGAGGCATGAGAGTTCTTAATACGAACTTTGGGGGCTCTCCCCACGGCGTATTTACCGATAAGCCTGGTTCTTTGACGAATGATTTCTTCGTTAACCTTCTTGACATGAATACAGAATGGAAGCCGGTATCAGAAGGTTCGGAAGTTTATGAAGGACTCGATAGAAACACTGGCAAGCGCAAGTGGACGGGAACAAGAGTTGACCTAGTCTTTGGCTCAAACTCAGAGCTGAGAGCAATATCTGAGGTATACGGAAGTGATGAGTCTAAAGGCAAGTTTGTTTCTGATTTTGTTTCAGCCTGGAAAAAGGTTATGAACGCAGATAGGTTTGATCTATCCAAATAA
- a CDS encoding DUF998 domain-containing protein has product MSMIISVGIYALFVMASTFLPFFSFEGYSIFSNTTSHLGAQSSPHGWIMNMVFMLLGIRSIYICLKTRIPHIQFIGTIFATSLILTGLFKHGPIVEGVPINLQEDMLHSVFATATGFSFSLLAIGHGIMSRSSQRIVSLAVSSVALLIPLLMISYPSYAGISQRFMFISAFFWLFFCFQPDARYKLKGRP; this is encoded by the coding sequence ATGAGCATGATCATATCTGTAGGTATATACGCATTATTCGTTATGGCATCAACTTTTTTACCGTTTTTTAGCTTCGAAGGATACTCGATTTTTTCAAATACAACAAGTCATCTGGGAGCCCAGAGTTCTCCCCATGGTTGGATAATGAATATGGTATTTATGCTTTTGGGGATTCGTTCCATTTATATCTGTCTTAAGACCAGAATCCCTCATATTCAGTTTATCGGTACTATTTTCGCCACCAGCCTGATACTTACAGGTCTATTTAAACATGGGCCCATAGTTGAGGGGGTTCCCATCAACCTTCAGGAAGATATGCTTCATTCAGTCTTTGCAACTGCCACAGGGTTTAGCTTTTCTTTGCTTGCAATAGGCCATGGAATAATGAGCAGAAGCTCTCAAAGAATAGTTTCTCTTGCCGTATCATCGGTAGCTCTACTAATTCCTTTATTGATGATTTCCTATCCAAGTTATGCAGGAATCAGTCAGCGCTTTATGTTTATCTCTGCATTTTTTTGGCTGTTTTTTTGTTTTCAACCTGATGCCAGGTACAAATTAAAGGGACGGCCTTAG
- a CDS encoding serine hydrolase domain-containing protein, protein MSKKLSNKQHGKIFDDILKQMTQTKGVRHVIMAAETMDGSFAWAKAEGIAHPDGTPMDVETPFWIASITKLYIACCILKFHEDGLLSIDDLITKHLPLDLIKGIHTMGCTDNTGKLTIRHLLTHSSGIPDYLEIKADGEKTIIDQVVEVRDMSWSVKEIIKIVREENSPLFPPQSLDKDKYKIRYSDTNFQLLTAIIEATAGKPAEEAYRDIIFKPLNLNSTYLPGSVPLKPTKKASTVWIGDVAFEDKPKALRSFGDLNSTVKDQVSFMRALLEGKLFENKETLDFMKKNWQTFGFGLSPISPGWPIQYSMGMMRFKTPRFLSPFQDVPEIIGHTGAVGSWLFYCPLYDLILSGSVSQATAAAAPFKYVPKLLAALGKSQ, encoded by the coding sequence ATGTCAAAAAAATTATCTAACAAGCAACATGGTAAAATATTTGATGATATTCTGAAGCAGATGACCCAAACCAAAGGAGTCAGACACGTAATAATGGCTGCTGAAACCATGGACGGTTCTTTTGCTTGGGCAAAAGCAGAAGGTATCGCACACCCGGACGGCACCCCGATGGACGTTGAGACGCCTTTTTGGATTGCCAGCATCACAAAGCTGTACATAGCCTGCTGCATTCTTAAATTTCATGAGGATGGCCTATTGTCAATCGATGATTTAATAACCAAGCATCTGCCGCTAGATCTAATTAAGGGGATACATACCATGGGATGTACGGACAATACAGGCAAGTTGACTATTAGACATCTTCTGACTCATTCGTCTGGAATTCCGGATTATCTCGAAATCAAAGCCGATGGTGAGAAGACGATAATAGACCAAGTAGTGGAAGTCAGGGACATGAGCTGGTCTGTCAAAGAGATAATAAAAATAGTAAGGGAAGAAAATTCACCTCTATTTCCACCACAAAGCCTTGACAAAGACAAGTATAAAATCCGTTATTCCGACACAAATTTCCAGCTTCTTACAGCTATTATCGAAGCCACAGCCGGCAAGCCTGCTGAAGAAGCGTACCGGGATATTATATTTAAGCCCCTAAATCTAAACAGCACTTATCTACCGGGGTCAGTTCCACTAAAACCTACTAAAAAGGCATCCACGGTCTGGATAGGTGACGTGGCGTTTGAGGACAAGCCCAAAGCGCTGAGGTCCTTTGGCGACTTAAACAGCACTGTCAAAGACCAAGTTTCTTTCATGAGAGCCCTGTTGGAGGGAAAGCTGTTTGAAAACAAAGAGACCTTGGACTTTATGAAAAAAAATTGGCAAACCTTTGGATTTGGCCTAAGTCCGATATCACCCGGCTGGCCGATTCAATACTCCATGGGAATGATGCGCTTTAAAACCCCACGCTTTCTTTCCCCTTTTCAAGATGTGCCCGAGATTATAGGTCACACCGGAGCCGTGGGATCGTGGCTCTTTTACTGCCCTTTATACGACTTGATACTATCAGGATCAGTCAGCCAGGCAACTGCCGCTGCAGCCCCCTTTAAATATGTTCCTAAGCTCTTGGCAGCTTTAGGAAAGAGCCAATAA
- a CDS encoding cupin domain-containing protein codes for MDSIIIQKTTDTIGKHKKEHEGFEYYKSVLVPARASGQCKVTLYEIPPKQAAYPYHYHTKNEESFYILKGKGLLRTPKGEEIVGPGDFIFFPASKDGAHKLTNVSDSEFLVYLDFDTYNDIDVAFYPDSNKIGIWGKGIDQVYKVQEQIEYYDGE; via the coding sequence GTGGATTCTATAATAATTCAAAAAACCACCGACACCATTGGCAAGCATAAAAAAGAACACGAAGGATTTGAATACTACAAATCAGTGCTTGTTCCTGCTAGAGCAAGCGGTCAGTGCAAAGTGACATTATACGAAATCCCCCCAAAACAAGCGGCTTATCCATATCACTATCACACGAAGAACGAAGAATCTTTTTACATTCTAAAAGGCAAGGGTTTGCTTAGGACACCTAAAGGCGAAGAAATCGTAGGTCCAGGTGATTTCATTTTCTTTCCTGCCAGTAAAGATGGAGCCCATAAGCTTACGAATGTTTCAGATTCAGAATTCCTGGTTTACTTGGATTTTGATACGTATAATGATATAGACGTTGCCTTTTATCCCGACTCAAATAAAATAGGCATTTGGGGAAAAGGAATAGACCAGGTTTATAAAGTACAAGAACAGATCGAATATTACGATGGAGAATAA
- the pflB gene encoding formate C-acetyltransferase has translation MASSILAWKDFKNGNWQQEIDVRNFIQLNYTPYEGDESFLESATERTKKLMDKLVQYQKLEKAFGGVLDIDTNHVSSLTTYSPGYLDKENEIIVGLQTDRPLKRGVNPFGGLMMTRKACEAYGYKLSEKIETEFRYRTTHNDGVFRAYTDEIKEARRSGIITGLPDAYGRGRIIGDYRRIALYGVDYLIEEKKKNKKEIGDKNLDNEQIRILEELYQQITFLGYLKEMAQMYGYDISKPAKDAKEAIQWLYFGYLGSTKEQNGAAMSLGRVGTFLDIYIERDLKNGTLNEAQAQELIDDFVMKLRMERHLRTPEYNELFAGDPMWITEAVGGMGEDGRTLVTKNSYRFLNTLYNLGFSPEPNLTILWSERLPGSFKRYSAKVSCETNSIQYENDDIMQPVFGDDYGIACCVSAMRLGKDMQFFGARANLPKLLLMSLNGGKDEMTGKQIGPSFPAYQEEYLEYDKVVELLDYYRKWLAGMYVKAMNIIHYMHDKYAYEKTQMALHDTDVKRYMAFGIAGLSVLADSLSAIKYGKVRCLRDESGLIKDYEINGEYPAYGNDDERVDEIAREQVRLFIEELKKIPAYRDAEHTLSVLTITSNVVYGKKTGSTPDGRKAGEPFAPGANPMHNREKRGALASLNSVAKIPYASCKDGISNTFSIIPRALGNTEEKRYENLVAILDGYFAKKAHHLNVNVLNRETLKEAYENPEMHPNLTIRVSGYAVNFHKLSKQQQLEVISRTFHESI, from the coding sequence ATGGCTAGTAGCATATTAGCTTGGAAAGATTTTAAAAATGGAAATTGGCAGCAAGAGATAGATGTCCGTAATTTTATTCAGCTAAACTATACGCCTTATGAAGGAGACGAAAGCTTTCTTGAAAGTGCTACAGAGCGCACAAAAAAGCTCATGGATAAGCTGGTTCAGTATCAAAAGCTTGAAAAGGCCTTTGGAGGAGTGCTTGATATTGATACAAACCATGTAAGCTCCCTAACCACATATTCGCCGGGTTACCTCGATAAAGAAAATGAGATTATCGTAGGCCTTCAAACAGACCGCCCGTTAAAAAGAGGAGTCAATCCATTTGGAGGATTGATGATGACCAGAAAGGCATGCGAGGCATATGGGTATAAGCTCTCGGAAAAAATAGAGACCGAATTTCGTTATAGGACGACTCATAACGACGGTGTATTTCGTGCCTACACTGATGAAATAAAAGAAGCGCGGAGAAGTGGAATAATCACAGGTCTTCCCGACGCTTACGGAAGAGGAAGAATTATAGGAGATTACCGGCGGATTGCGTTATATGGCGTGGATTATCTGATTGAAGAGAAAAAGAAAAACAAAAAAGAAATAGGAGATAAAAATCTCGATAATGAGCAGATCCGCATTTTGGAAGAGCTGTATCAACAGATAACCTTTTTAGGATATTTGAAGGAAATGGCCCAAATGTACGGCTATGATATTTCTAAGCCTGCCAAGGATGCAAAAGAGGCGATTCAGTGGCTTTATTTTGGTTATCTTGGGTCTACAAAGGAACAAAATGGAGCAGCAATGAGCTTAGGGCGAGTAGGAACATTTTTAGACATATACATAGAAAGAGATTTAAAAAACGGCACATTAAATGAAGCCCAAGCACAGGAACTTATCGATGACTTTGTCATGAAGCTTCGGATGGAAAGGCATTTGAGAACACCGGAATACAATGAGCTTTTTGCAGGAGACCCAATGTGGATCACTGAGGCTGTCGGGGGGATGGGTGAAGACGGCAGAACCTTGGTTACTAAAAACTCCTATCGATTTCTCAACACTTTATACAACTTAGGCTTTTCACCGGAACCTAATCTGACGATCTTATGGTCTGAAAGATTGCCTGGAAGCTTCAAGAGATACTCAGCAAAAGTCTCATGTGAGACAAATTCAATACAATACGAAAATGACGACATCATGCAGCCTGTATTTGGAGATGATTATGGAATTGCCTGTTGCGTTTCAGCTATGCGATTGGGAAAAGACATGCAATTTTTCGGAGCTAGAGCAAATCTTCCCAAGCTGCTTTTAATGAGCTTAAACGGAGGCAAAGATGAGATGACAGGAAAGCAGATAGGTCCATCTTTTCCTGCCTATCAGGAAGAATACTTGGAATATGACAAAGTCGTAGAGCTTCTTGACTACTACCGCAAATGGCTTGCAGGAATGTATGTCAAGGCGATGAATATCATTCACTACATGCACGATAAATATGCCTACGAGAAAACACAAATGGCATTGCATGATACCGACGTCAAGAGGTATATGGCTTTTGGAATTGCAGGGCTGTCCGTGCTGGCAGATTCCCTGTCTGCAATTAAATACGGGAAGGTACGCTGTCTGCGGGACGAGTCAGGGTTGATAAAGGACTATGAGATAAACGGAGAATATCCTGCCTATGGAAATGATGATGAGAGAGTCGATGAGATTGCCAGGGAACAGGTAAGGCTATTTATCGAAGAACTTAAAAAAATACCTGCCTACAGAGATGCAGAGCACACTCTATCAGTTTTAACGATAACATCAAATGTAGTTTACGGTAAAAAAACAGGCTCTACTCCTGACGGAAGAAAAGCAGGGGAGCCCTTTGCCCCAGGTGCAAATCCAATGCACAACAGGGAGAAAAGAGGTGCCTTGGCTTCACTTAATTCTGTAGCTAAAATTCCCTATGCTAGTTGCAAGGACGGGATAAGCAACACCTTTTCCATAATACCGAGAGCCCTTGGAAATACTGAGGAAAAAAGATATGAAAACCTTGTGGCGATTTTAGATGGATATTTTGCAAAGAAGGCACATCATCTCAACGTGAATGTGTTGAACAGAGAAACGCTGAAAGAGGCTTATGAAAATCCGGAGATGCACCCTAACTTGACTATACGGGTATCAGGATATGCGGTTAATTTCCATAAATTATCAAAACAGCAGCAGCTGGAAGTAATATCTAGAACATTCCACGAATCAATTTAA